From the genome of Pelobates fuscus isolate aPelFus1 chromosome 11, aPelFus1.pri, whole genome shotgun sequence:
AGTAAAAAATTTCCAgatcaactattttttttaattactcttGCCATTCAGAGCAACAATGTGTTgcttagtgaataattctgtaaAGTATGAATACTTTgggaattaaaaatattaaaattgtagaaaatgttaaatatataatcCAAAGCATAAAGAAAtggtttattgtatatataaaaaaaaaaaaaaaaaaaatcactttgaattgccAACACTTCaccttttagtgaataaccctacaaTAACCCTATTTCTATGGAGGTACCTAAACTGATATGTACTCTTGGGGTGTATGGCTGGACAGGTCAGTGTAATGCAGATAAgtgtacattttattattattattattgctatttatatagcgccaacagattccgtagcgctttacaatattatgagaggggatttaactataaataggacaattacaaataaacttacgggaacaataggttgaagaggaccctgctcaatcgagcttacattctataggaggtggggtgtaaaacacattaggacaatgAATGTATTACTTGGTGGGTACTGCTCTACAATACACACTATTACAGAACACGATTAAAGCCTGTGTTAGTAGAAACACCTTGTACAGCTTGTTAGAgtacagacaccacaaccactgtggGACCATTGTTTATATTGGACccggagcatcatgggaaatgtagccaACAGCTGAGATACCAAAGGCTGGCCTTCATTGACTCATAACAACCCTAGTAACGAGCCCCATAGCCTTTCATAGAGGGCTCCcactcaccccccaccaacccccATCGTTCCTGGGGCCCAGCGTCACCTACCCATTAATTCTGACGAAGAACCCCGTCTCCCCTGAGCAGCAGTCGCCGAATGGTGTCACTCTGCGCATGCGCCGCGGAGAGGACTATGTTCGCGCCTGCGCACTGACGCAGGAAGAGGAGTCGCGCGCTCCAGCAGCCCGTCACTCGAAGAAGCGGCACCGCGCACGTTCCCTGCGTGCTCGGGGGAGCGTGGAGTCACGTGCGTCATGTTTACCTCTACTACCATTGGATGTTTACAgaggctactttttttttttccacatgaaGTTTTATTTTAAACACAACATAACAATATAGGAGTTGTACATAGCAGACTATATGTCAAGTACCTTTAACAACATACAACGTCACTTGGTACTATTTATGATcaaaataacaacaaaataaagaggaaaaaaaaaaattacattagatTTGCTCAAATCTTTTTCTCTATTCCAACAGATTATTTCCTGCAGAGTTTCTCTATCCCAACAGATTATTTCCTGCAGTGTTTCTCTATCCCAACAGATTATTTCCTGCAGTGTTTCTCTATCCCAACAGATTATTTCCTGCAGTGTTTCTCTATCCCAACAGATTATTTCCTGCAGTGTTTCTCTATTCCAATAGATTATTTCTCTATCCCAACAGATTATTTCCTGCAGTGTTTCTGTATTCCAATAGATTATTTCTCTATCCCAACAGATTATTTCCTGCAGTGTTTCTGTATTCCAATAGATTATTTCTCTATCCCAACAGATTATTTCCTGCAGTGTTTCTCTATCCCAACAGATTATTTCCTGCAGTGTTTCTCTATCCCAACAGATTATTTCCTGCAGTGTTTCTCTATTCCAAGTGATTATTTCCTGCAGTTCTGTAAGGTCTCCATGAGTTCTTGAAGTATCCCATCTCTATTCTCCTTTGTGATATTAAACACTTTGACATCAGGCCTTCTTCTGATCTCCTCAATTAGTGGTAAAGGCTTTCCTTTAGGGACTGGAATGGTCCCAAATATGACAGCTTTGCCACCATCCAGCACTGTGCGGACAGCCTGTATGAAGGGGTCACTGCAGAGTTCCATTTTACCGATTTCATCAATCACACAGACTGTGTCTTCGTCCACCATGGTCAGAGCTGGGATGGCCAGCTGCTGGAAGGACACCAGGTCTACCACATACTGCCCGACTCTGTGCTCCCGCCTGTCAGTGTGAGGGCCGGCCCTGGACAGGGTGCCACGCTTCCCGGACAGGGTCACTATGTCGAACCCTATCCTcctgccgcctcctcctcctgctCTCACTTCCTCGGTGTAGAATCCCTGGGTGGGAACCCCGGATGATTGTAACATGCCCAACACTCTCTTCACCGCAGTGGTTTTCCCGACCCCCGGAGGGCCGGTGAGGAACACGTGTTTATACATTGTTACTGTCTGCCAGGGCTGTTACAGCGCTCGGTATCCGCTCAGAGGACTCTGCCAAGGTGGGAAACGCCGTGACAGCCTACAGTGCGGGCTGAACTCCGTATTGGAGGAGCTGCTATATGTGGCTGTGAGGGTGATGGGTGTggtcagaggtgtaactagaaaccaatgGGACGGGGGGATTTCCCTGCTCCCCCCAATACCTATGTGTCTCCTTTCCCTatcagcccccatgtgtctcattccctctcccccccagcacctccatgtgtcttattaccCCCAccaagccctccatgtgtcttattaccCCCACCGAGCACCTCCAGGTGTCTTATTACCCCCACCAAGCCCTCCAGGTGTCTAATTACCCCCACCAAGCCCCCcaggtgtctcattacccccaccaagtacctccatgtgtcttattatcCCCACCAAGCCCTCcaggtgtctcattacccccaccAAGCACCCCCGTGTTTTATTACCCCCACCAAGCACCTCcaggtgtctcattacccccaccaagtacctccatgtgtcttattatcCCCACCAAGCCCTCcaggtgtctcattacccccaccaagtacctccatgtgtcttattatcCCCACCAAGCCCTCcaggtgtctcattacccccacgTGTTTTATTACCCCCACCAAGCACCTCcaggtgtctcattacccccaccaagccctccaggtgtctcattacccccaccaagcacctccatgtgtcttattaccCCCACCAagtcctccatgtgtcttattacccccccccccccaaaccttcCAGGTGTTTCATTACCCCCACCAAGCACCTCCATGTATCTTATTACCCCCACCAAGCCCTCCAGGTGTCTCATACCCTTCCCCGGAtacccccaacccctccatgtgtctcatcccccaccagccccttcatgtgtctcattccatccCCCCCAAATGTCTCATTCCCACCCCCCAAGACCTTCTATATgtgatcctcccccccccccagcccctccatgtgtccctttttcttctccccccccccccccccactcctccaTGGATCTTATTCTCCCTCAGCTCTAACGTGTCTCATTCcttccctctatgtgtctcattttgtcccccccccccgcccctctatgtgtctcaatcCACAGTACTGCTCACCGCAGTACCAGATCTGGTCTGACAAAaggtgctctctcagtgagcacttccagtCAGACTGCAGTCCACTCGGCAACTTTACACATAGAGACCAGCATGAGGGGAGCAGCACAACTCCGGCCCTAAAGGTAATGCTGGCGTTCTACGGTTGCAGGGGTTTAGAAGCACCGGCTAGGAATTTTCCATAGCAACTGCAAGTTCAAGTTTATACATTTGCTACCAAAACTGCAAGCACAAAATATAGCTAGAATCTTGTGCTCAATCTAAAGAGCATAAGTTGTTTGGGGCATGATAGGTgccctttaaatttgaattcacgtgaattctcattttagtgaataaacctgacaATTTTATGACATTAATGGGTAGGAAACGAAAAGTGCTGGCCGTGGATGTTGATGCCTGTGGATCTGTTTGTGTTCATCAAGGACCGtctacatacac
Proteins encoded in this window:
- the NTPCR gene encoding cancer-related nucleoside-triphosphatase, yielding MYKHVFLTGPPGVGKTTAVKRVLGMLQSSGVPTQGFYTEEVRAGGGGGRRIGFDIVTLSGKRGTLSRAGPHTDRREHRVGQYVVDLVSFQQLAIPALTMVDEDTVCVIDEIGKMELCSDPFIQAVRTVLDGGKAVIFGTIPVPKGKPLPLIEEIRRRPDVKVFNITKENRDGILQELMETLQNCRK